Proteins encoded within one genomic window of Actinoplanes octamycinicus:
- a CDS encoding GmrSD restriction endonuclease domain-containing protein, with product MARSRGGKKLVSAREQSVDALFGTESFGLDYYQREYVWEEPQVARLMNDLSRKFLDQLSDEHSLGDVKSYDPYFLGPYIICTADGRTSLVDGQQRIITLLLLLIYLHRQAVAAPKARSKAGQLLTLIMSERFGRRTFRVDVDEYDACFNALLNGRGFDVAGARPSVRRIWQAYQYIDLHYPAQLRGDVLIMFIDWLLYRVSLVVMDAGDRERAEEMFQSINDCGVRLSPMDHLKRFLLSDAEEDPREIEGAWTTMVSALEDVEKGAAFAYLRAVFRARFPEAVGRPGPSLNDATHEWVRAHEREIWPNRKSGDRARLVTEVLYPFHTTYVTMLRARSEINRGLRAVRYNAFNGIAEQFDLTLAALRSGDSEIEREQKAGLVANFLDLFYVTQTLGDESVEQRHVDELVSSVMPAVRLSESVQELGRVLGDQAADWPVRLDLISELRYDTKRRFVHYVLTRLTAWVEMGATNGETDPTDRFLLRRHHDRDFEIEHLFTKTASKYAHKVSDARYYGFLRNRIGALLLLDGLDNGSYGGMLLEDKLALYRKDTRLAGMLNPDFFQRGNVRLRRFLTNEGLFTMIATYDPSTALEPFIDARGRFYREIAKKIWSLDAIGLAPPPAPGPVATGRRTRYGVRFQDLVQTGLLSAGDRLFGSRRGQMYYARVRPDGRIETAAGVASAPSKAMEDAVGVAGNGWAFWSAEGTKERLDAIRQQYLEQFGR from the coding sequence TTCCTCGGTCCGTACATCATCTGCACCGCGGACGGACGGACCTCGCTGGTTGACGGCCAGCAGCGCATCATCACGCTACTGCTGTTGTTGATCTATCTCCATCGGCAGGCGGTGGCGGCGCCGAAGGCGAGGAGCAAGGCCGGCCAGCTTTTGACCTTGATCATGTCCGAGCGGTTCGGCAGGCGCACGTTCCGCGTGGATGTCGACGAGTACGACGCCTGCTTCAACGCTTTGCTGAACGGGCGTGGGTTCGATGTTGCCGGTGCCCGGCCATCGGTCCGGCGTATCTGGCAGGCGTACCAGTACATCGATCTTCATTACCCGGCACAGCTGCGCGGCGATGTCCTGATCATGTTCATTGACTGGCTGCTCTACCGGGTCTCCCTGGTCGTGATGGATGCGGGGGACCGGGAACGTGCCGAGGAGATGTTCCAGTCGATCAACGACTGCGGCGTTCGTCTCTCGCCGATGGATCATCTCAAGCGTTTTCTGCTCAGTGATGCCGAAGAGGATCCGCGTGAGATCGAAGGCGCGTGGACCACGATGGTGTCGGCTCTGGAGGACGTCGAGAAAGGTGCCGCGTTCGCCTATTTGCGCGCCGTCTTCCGGGCGAGGTTCCCCGAGGCCGTGGGAAGGCCGGGGCCGAGCCTGAACGATGCGACTCACGAGTGGGTGCGGGCGCACGAGCGCGAGATCTGGCCCAACCGCAAGAGCGGCGATCGGGCCCGCCTGGTGACCGAGGTGCTCTACCCATTCCACACCACGTACGTCACGATGCTACGCGCGCGATCCGAGATCAACCGGGGTCTGCGGGCGGTGCGGTACAACGCTTTCAACGGCATTGCCGAACAGTTCGATCTCACCCTTGCCGCGCTGAGGTCTGGCGATTCGGAGATCGAGCGAGAGCAGAAGGCCGGTCTTGTAGCCAATTTTCTGGACCTTTTCTATGTGACGCAGACGCTTGGTGACGAATCGGTCGAGCAACGGCACGTCGATGAGCTTGTCTCCTCTGTCATGCCCGCAGTACGGCTGTCCGAGTCGGTTCAGGAGCTCGGCCGTGTACTCGGGGACCAGGCCGCAGACTGGCCAGTCCGGCTGGACCTCATCTCGGAACTGCGCTACGACACCAAGCGAAGATTCGTGCATTACGTGCTGACCCGTCTGACCGCGTGGGTCGAGATGGGCGCGACCAATGGGGAAACGGATCCCACCGACCGCTTCCTGCTGCGTCGGCACCATGACCGCGACTTCGAGATCGAGCATCTCTTCACCAAAACGGCGTCGAAGTATGCACACAAGGTGTCGGACGCTCGCTACTACGGCTTCCTGCGGAACCGGATCGGGGCGCTTCTGCTACTGGACGGCCTGGACAACGGAAGCTATGGCGGGATGCTGTTGGAGGACAAGCTCGCGTTGTACCGGAAGGACACGCGATTGGCCGGGATGCTCAACCCGGACTTCTTCCAACGAGGCAACGTCCGGCTCCGGAGGTTCCTCACCAACGAAGGCCTGTTCACCATGATCGCCACCTATGACCCGAGCACCGCGTTGGAGCCGTTCATCGACGCTCGCGGTCGTTTCTACCGCGAAATCGCCAAGAAGATCTGGAGCCTGGATGCGATCGGACTGGCGCCGCCACCGGCGCCCGGACCGGTGGCGACTGGGAGGCGCACCCGCTACGGAGTCCGGTTCCAGGACTTGGTCCAGACCGGTTTGCTGAGCGCGGGAGACAGGCTCTTCGGCAGCCGACGTGGCCAGATGTACTACGCCCGGGTCCGCCCGGACGGGCGGATCGAGACCGCCGCCGGCGTCGCAAGCGCGCCCAGTAAGGCGATGGAGGACGCGGTGGGCGTTGCCGGCAACGGCTGGGCCTTCTGGTCGGCCGAAGGTACCAAGGAGCGGCTCGATGCGATTCGGCAGCAGTACCTCGAACAGTTCGGGCGATAG
- a CDS encoding polymorphic toxin-type HINT domain-containing protein produces the protein MADGTTKPIEQIQPGDRVMAGTPNSTRLTPEPVSATIVGNGDKNLVDIDVETADGTPTTITATDGYPFWTDDDGSPQTPGGDWINAAELRQGSWLKTSTGTLVRVAGAHAHAQHAKVYNLTVENLQTYYVLAANEPVLVHNCVAGKAGGHDIVEDQDCVHVCLGVNPYSDRLAARLGSHTFNGNPWGSANAASGSPLWMEGVSRVVRNGRIRLSITLDDLFGEDGRNPADSAQEAFEVNYARGSQMDRVSGCMGGNQTAWEIGEVGKAVIFGHRDWESIDWYWGGGRVDVANPFGG, from the coding sequence ATGGCCGACGGCACCACCAAACCGATCGAACAGATCCAACCCGGCGACCGGGTCATGGCCGGCACCCCGAACTCGACCCGGCTCACCCCCGAGCCGGTATCCGCCACCATCGTCGGCAACGGCGACAAAAACCTTGTCGACATCGACGTCGAAACCGCCGACGGCACCCCCACCACCATCACCGCCACCGACGGCTACCCCTTCTGGACCGACGACGACGGCTCACCCCAAACCCCCGGCGGCGACTGGATCAACGCCGCCGAACTCCGCCAAGGCAGCTGGCTCAAAACCTCCACCGGCACCCTCGTCCGCGTTGCCGGAGCCCACGCACACGCACAACACGCCAAGGTCTACAACCTTACCGTCGAAAATCTTCAAACGTATTATGTGCTTGCGGCTAATGAGCCGGTACTCGTGCATAACTGTGTTGCAGGAAAGGCCGGCGGGCATGACATTGTCGAGGACCAGGATTGTGTCCATGTATGCCTCGGAGTGAATCCGTATTCCGATAGACTGGCTGCCCGGCTCGGCTCGCACACATTCAACGGGAATCCGTGGGGAAGTGCGAATGCCGCGTCTGGATCCCCGCTGTGGATGGAAGGAGTCAGTCGTGTGGTTCGTAACGGAAGGATCAGACTTTCTATCACGTTGGACGATTTATTTGGCGAGGATGGCAGAAATCCGGCTGATTCTGCTCAGGAAGCATTTGAGGTGAACTATGCTCGGGGTTCGCAGATGGACAGGGTCAGCGGATGTATGGGTGGTAATCAGACTGCTTGGGAAATTGGTGAGGTTGGAAAGGCTGTGATATTTGGACATCGCGACTGGGAATCAATCGATTGGTATTGGGGCGGAGGGCGGGTTGATGTAGCGAATCCTTTCGGTGGATAG
- a CDS encoding fibronectin type III domain-containing protein produces MGTVLALTAGLGLTVLGLGAADEAVASFDAASWVWSRGKGEVSRVNGVTAKIDTRVDIGQARGHSLEVSQSDRFVILRDVNTGAIASMDLTQLQAFWNQQTSPGVGVSVALHDDSAFIVDSVQGKVQQVDPASLQAIGQPINFPPGITGGAFDGKGRLWIVAPSEGTATAITPAPKPTEGGGGQGGSATGEPQRVRTESVGGPSHDFKVTTLGDGIAVLDRTTNELVRVTDAPTTRTTLPLTGPGTLPEHTAGGTVAVTVPDSRQVLGVDPQGGVKAKFTVPPGAAQSELQPAVAYEGFYYVADADGGTVHVFDQAGQAQKPITFANPGGSLELEVRENYLFINAPGSPVAQVVDNQHGVRPVDKYADDVLGGDPPPVKTPPATPPKQKKKKPQKPAISKPGPPRNVKAAAGNAEARVTWQAAANNGAPITKYVVAGNNQTFQVGADQRSLVVTGLTNGETYQFQVHAVNSKGDGPARASNPVKPTAEVPDPPGTPAAEAKPDGSVTVTWPAANGQGLAIERYTVTAIAEGGTAPIGDAKETSLTIPAGQLEYGKQYAFTVVAVNERGAGSKVSAVSNSVVPFTKPGKPENVEAATVGTKAGTIKVTWAAPADNGRPISKYVVKAGGRSTDVTGGTSVTLDGFGAGENVTVEVIAVNEGGESEAGSATARTVAKPTITVTGVDTTFNTATVKLSVDAGGGTATCALAVSGGTGSNGSCSSLKATKLAPSTKYTFTVKASNAAGEVTKTATGTTEALYGTATCINGSTGDQKTYCNKDVDGRNGNEIFKVTKQDDDQQAGWVANGTRLQTYCKKSGEEVYAYVYNNDKRSTWWIQIDYKGKTYIPWAWLNLDGGDDLDNLPTC; encoded by the coding sequence ATCGGTACGGTGCTGGCCCTGACCGCCGGTCTCGGCCTGACGGTGCTCGGGCTCGGCGCCGCCGACGAGGCGGTGGCCAGCTTCGACGCGGCCTCCTGGGTGTGGAGCCGGGGCAAGGGCGAGGTGTCCCGGGTCAACGGCGTGACCGCGAAGATCGACACCCGGGTCGACATCGGGCAGGCCCGCGGGCACAGCCTCGAGGTCAGCCAGAGCGACCGGTTCGTCATCCTGCGTGACGTCAACACCGGCGCGATCGCGTCGATGGACCTCACCCAGCTGCAGGCGTTCTGGAACCAGCAGACCTCCCCGGGCGTCGGCGTCAGCGTCGCGCTGCACGACGACTCGGCGTTCATCGTCGACTCGGTGCAGGGCAAGGTGCAGCAGGTCGACCCGGCCAGCCTGCAGGCGATCGGGCAGCCGATCAACTTCCCGCCGGGGATCACCGGCGGCGCCTTCGACGGCAAGGGCCGGCTCTGGATCGTCGCGCCCAGCGAGGGCACCGCGACCGCGATCACCCCCGCGCCGAAACCGACCGAGGGCGGCGGCGGGCAGGGCGGCAGCGCCACCGGCGAGCCGCAGCGGGTGCGCACCGAGTCGGTCGGCGGCCCGAGCCACGACTTCAAGGTGACCACCCTGGGCGACGGCATCGCGGTCCTCGACCGCACCACGAACGAGCTGGTGCGGGTCACCGACGCGCCGACCACGCGGACCACGCTGCCGCTGACCGGGCCGGGCACACTGCCGGAGCACACCGCCGGCGGCACCGTCGCGGTCACCGTGCCGGACTCGCGCCAGGTGCTCGGCGTCGACCCGCAGGGCGGGGTCAAGGCGAAGTTCACCGTGCCGCCCGGCGCCGCCCAGTCCGAGCTGCAGCCGGCGGTCGCCTACGAGGGCTTCTACTACGTCGCCGACGCCGACGGCGGCACGGTGCACGTCTTCGACCAGGCCGGTCAGGCGCAGAAACCGATCACCTTCGCCAACCCGGGCGGCTCGCTGGAGCTCGAGGTCCGGGAGAACTACCTGTTCATCAACGCGCCCGGCTCGCCGGTCGCCCAGGTGGTGGACAACCAGCACGGCGTCCGGCCGGTCGACAAGTACGCCGACGACGTGCTCGGCGGCGACCCGCCGCCGGTGAAGACGCCGCCGGCCACCCCGCCGAAGCAAAAGAAGAAGAAGCCGCAGAAGCCGGCGATCAGCAAGCCCGGCCCGCCGCGCAACGTGAAGGCCGCGGCCGGCAACGCCGAGGCCCGGGTGACCTGGCAGGCCGCCGCCAACAACGGCGCCCCGATCACGAAGTACGTGGTGGCCGGCAACAACCAGACCTTCCAGGTCGGCGCGGACCAGCGGTCCCTGGTGGTGACCGGGCTGACCAACGGCGAGACGTACCAGTTCCAGGTCCACGCGGTGAACTCCAAGGGCGACGGCCCGGCCCGGGCCAGCAACCCGGTCAAGCCGACCGCCGAGGTGCCGGACCCGCCGGGCACCCCGGCCGCCGAGGCCAAGCCGGACGGCTCGGTCACGGTCACCTGGCCGGCGGCGAACGGGCAGGGCCTGGCGATCGAGCGGTACACGGTGACCGCGATCGCCGAGGGCGGCACCGCGCCGATCGGCGACGCCAAGGAGACGTCGCTGACCATCCCGGCCGGCCAGTTGGAGTACGGCAAGCAGTACGCCTTCACCGTTGTCGCCGTCAACGAGCGCGGCGCCGGGTCGAAGGTGTCCGCGGTGAGCAACAGCGTCGTGCCGTTCACCAAGCCCGGCAAGCCGGAGAACGTCGAGGCGGCCACGGTCGGCACCAAGGCCGGCACGATCAAGGTCACCTGGGCCGCGCCGGCCGACAACGGCCGCCCGATCAGCAAGTACGTGGTGAAGGCCGGCGGCAGGAGCACCGACGTGACCGGCGGCACCTCGGTCACCCTGGACGGCTTCGGCGCGGGCGAGAACGTGACCGTCGAGGTCATCGCGGTCAACGAGGGCGGCGAGAGCGAGGCGGGGTCGGCGACGGCCCGCACGGTGGCCAAGCCGACGATCACCGTCACCGGGGTGGACACCACCTTCAACACCGCCACCGTCAAGCTCAGCGTGGACGCCGGTGGTGGCACGGCCACCTGCGCGCTGGCCGTCTCCGGCGGCACCGGGTCGAACGGCAGCTGCAGCAGCCTCAAGGCGACCAAGCTGGCGCCGAGCACCAAGTACACGTTCACGGTGAAGGCGTCGAACGCGGCCGGCGAGGTGACCAAGACCGCCACCGGCACCACGGAGGCGCTCTACGGCACCGCGACCTGCATCAACGGCAGCACCGGCGACCAGAAGACGTACTGCAACAAGGACGTCGACGGGCGGAACGGCAACGAGATCTTCAAGGTCACCAAGCAGGACGACGACCAGCAGGCCGGATGGGTGGCCAACGGCACCCGGTTGCAGACCTACTGCAAGAAGTCGGGCGAAGAGGTCTACGCGTACGTCTACAACAACGACAAGCGCAGCACCTGGTGGATCCAGATCGACTACAAGGGGAAGACCTACATCCCGTGGGCGTGGCTGAACCTCGACGGCGGCGACGACCTGGACAACCTGCCCACCTGCTGA
- a CDS encoding AAA family ATPase, giving the protein MTPEPLPPSYVTGFAQVAGQLADRIGSVVLGKPEVVRLALTALFAQGHVLLEDVPGVGKTTLARALAASIRGQWRRIQFTPDLLPSDVSGVTIFNQGSRAFEFHPGPVFANIVIADEINRASPKTQSALLEVMEERRVTVDGVPHPVPQPFLVVATQNPVEMDGTYRLPEAQLDRFLVKLSVGYPDEEVEIEVLRGAAGRSPDTLEPVTDTATIGEMVKMALQVHVADPLYAYAVRLAAATRNHPQVRVGVSPRGVIALTRAACAYALINGRGYVLPEDLKALVEPVFAHRVLLSPDAQLRGVTAAEVLADAIGAVPVPLPAGT; this is encoded by the coding sequence GTGACCCCGGAACCGCTGCCACCGTCGTACGTCACCGGCTTCGCCCAGGTGGCCGGCCAGCTCGCCGATCGGATCGGCTCGGTCGTGCTGGGCAAGCCGGAGGTGGTCCGGCTGGCCCTGACCGCGCTCTTCGCCCAGGGCCACGTGCTGCTCGAGGATGTCCCCGGGGTCGGCAAGACCACGCTGGCCCGGGCGCTGGCGGCGTCCATCCGCGGGCAGTGGCGGCGGATCCAGTTCACCCCGGACCTGCTGCCCTCGGACGTCTCCGGCGTCACGATCTTCAATCAGGGCAGCCGGGCGTTCGAGTTCCACCCCGGCCCGGTGTTCGCCAACATCGTGATCGCCGACGAGATCAACCGGGCCTCGCCGAAAACCCAGTCGGCGCTGCTCGAGGTGATGGAGGAGCGCCGGGTCACCGTCGACGGCGTGCCGCACCCGGTGCCGCAGCCGTTCCTGGTGGTCGCCACGCAGAACCCGGTCGAGATGGACGGCACCTACCGCCTGCCCGAGGCGCAGCTGGACCGCTTCCTGGTCAAGCTGTCGGTCGGCTATCCCGACGAGGAGGTCGAGATCGAGGTGCTGCGCGGCGCCGCCGGTCGCTCGCCGGACACGCTGGAGCCGGTCACCGACACCGCCACGATCGGCGAGATGGTCAAGATGGCGCTCCAGGTCCACGTCGCCGACCCGCTCTACGCGTACGCGGTCCGCCTCGCCGCCGCGACCCGCAACCACCCGCAGGTCCGGGTCGGGGTCAGCCCCCGCGGCGTGATCGCGCTGACCCGCGCGGCGTGCGCCTACGCGCTGATCAACGGCCGCGGCTACGTCCTCCCGGAGGACCTGAAAGCGCTGGTCGAGCCGGTCTTCGCGCACCGCGTGCTGCTGTCCCCGGACGCCCAGCTGCGCGGCGTCACGGCCGCCGAGGTGCTGGCCGACGCGATCGGCGCGGTGCCGGTCCCGCTGCCGGCCGGCACGTGA
- a CDS encoding DUF58 domain-containing protein: MTARGIGLLVAAVALLAAGFTFGYPDLALLGAAALVAAGCALAFAFWRPRLGVQRVAEPDRVARGEPAQMRLTVSNTSRLRAASLIATDRCGSTTVPVPLLRLRPGNDTTVEYPVPTSRRGVVPIGPLRVTRGDPLGLVTLARTYGEVAQVWVHPRIHLLRANPAGMARSLDGRIDKVPHGTITFDALREYVVGDELRRVHWRSSAKVGELMVREQLDTSEPTIVVLLDDRDTAYPDPEAFESACEAAASIVAAAVREDLPVGLHLVTSVATGPYLDVLTEVVPRPGDLDATLRRLRAQRLGDTLVFLTGPGGRADLATVSSLRGTYPVVLAGLFGDRDAAPVAGDRLIVIEAADGTEFAAAWDGVRGW, translated from the coding sequence GTGACCGCTCGCGGCATCGGCCTGCTGGTCGCCGCGGTCGCCCTGCTCGCCGCCGGCTTCACCTTCGGCTACCCGGATCTCGCCCTGCTCGGCGCGGCCGCCCTGGTCGCGGCCGGGTGCGCGCTGGCCTTCGCCTTCTGGCGGCCGCGGCTGGGCGTGCAGCGCGTCGCCGAGCCGGATCGGGTGGCCCGCGGCGAGCCGGCCCAGATGCGGCTCACCGTCAGCAACACCAGCCGGCTCCGCGCGGCCAGCCTGATCGCCACCGACCGGTGCGGCAGCACGACCGTCCCGGTCCCGCTGCTGCGGCTGCGGCCCGGCAACGACACCACGGTCGAGTACCCGGTGCCGACCAGCCGCCGCGGCGTCGTCCCGATCGGCCCGCTCCGGGTCACCCGGGGCGACCCGCTCGGCCTGGTCACCCTGGCCCGGACGTACGGCGAGGTGGCCCAGGTCTGGGTGCACCCGCGGATCCACCTGCTGCGGGCCAACCCGGCCGGGATGGCGCGCAGCCTGGACGGCCGGATCGACAAGGTGCCGCACGGCACGATCACCTTCGACGCGCTGCGCGAGTACGTGGTCGGCGACGAGCTGCGGCGGGTGCACTGGCGCAGCTCGGCCAAGGTGGGCGAGCTGATGGTCCGGGAGCAGCTGGACACCTCGGAGCCGACGATCGTGGTGCTGCTCGACGACCGGGACACCGCCTATCCGGACCCGGAGGCGTTCGAGTCGGCGTGCGAGGCGGCGGCGTCGATCGTCGCGGCGGCGGTGCGCGAGGACCTGCCGGTCGGGCTGCACCTGGTGACGTCGGTGGCGACCGGGCCGTACCTGGACGTGCTCACCGAGGTGGTCCCGCGGCCCGGCGACCTGGACGCGACGCTGCGGCGGCTGCGGGCGCAGCGGCTCGGCGACACCCTGGTCTTCCTCACCGGGCCGGGTGGGCGCGCCGACCTGGCCACGGTCAGCTCGCTGCGCGGGACGTACCCGGTGGTGCTGGCCGGGCTGTTCGGCGACCGGGACGCCGCGCCGGTGGCCGGCGACCGGTTGATCGTCATCGAGGCCGCGGACGGGACCGAGTTCGCCGCCGCGTGGGACGGGGTGCGCGGATGGTGA
- a CDS encoding DUF3488 and transglutaminase-like domain-containing protein — protein sequence MVRLLRAAVVPVALIGMLALSGVVLGRIYADDLLFRLVAGAAVGSIGAGLATRRLPSWSAAPVSAVLLAGYTALALKLAAGHAGMTTPFPAMVREALVNGIPRLLTAMIPVESTPDTVVVPVVATWLAGLAAAEVGVRARRVLLGSLTPVLLYVGALYVVGPNAGAAVGPTLGFAALVVVALAVSARQPDQAYQKMSAKIRARSLAGAAGGLVAVLALGAVVGPWISGQVGADPVDPRKYVEPPQVDSLDESPLNRISGWMLAPKQQLFAYQPETAPTGKAPTVKVRLAVLSDYDGVTWKVGGVYRNAGRVLPDQAALSGAETAEVRQRITVSGLTGRLLPAVATPAEVSGARVAYDASTGTLIRPEGLSSGLTYTVTSRVQSPDLNMLPTAQSPAGDAVVRYLALGSNVPEPIQRLAEHLADGNGGSYDRAVAIEQFLAEHYRETPEAPSGHAYLNLQYFLFGPRGQGGQEGTSEQFAASFALLARLTGLPSRVVVGFEAPAKGGEVTGGNAVAWPEVLFDGLGWVAFDPMPTTDDPTPVEQDFSPKPTTPPTTPPETATPSTSAAPSVPAAAAPAEKDGGVPAGVVAGGTSGSLLVLLGIGALVVARLRQAQRRRRLYDGSPDERITGAWLEFTDALRLAGQPVPDHLSATEMARYAAEPPAPRRGGLLRRAVPPADSAAAGSPSGAPGSVAVLDGAPEATGDRPGDGGPLPPLDELVGALNTVGFAPGAADTGQADRAGAQALAYAAALRERRSWWRKAWWSVHPGPLRWHR from the coding sequence ATGGTGAGACTGCTCCGCGCGGCCGTGGTCCCGGTGGCGCTGATCGGCATGCTGGCGCTGTCCGGCGTGGTGCTCGGCCGGATCTACGCCGACGACCTGCTGTTCCGGCTGGTCGCCGGGGCCGCTGTCGGCTCGATCGGGGCCGGGCTGGCGACCAGGCGGCTGCCGTCGTGGAGCGCCGCGCCGGTCTCCGCGGTGCTGCTGGCCGGCTACACCGCGCTCGCGCTGAAACTGGCCGCCGGGCACGCCGGGATGACCACGCCGTTCCCGGCGATGGTCCGGGAGGCGCTGGTCAACGGCATCCCGCGGCTGCTGACCGCGATGATCCCGGTGGAGTCCACACCGGACACCGTGGTGGTGCCGGTGGTGGCCACCTGGCTGGCCGGGCTGGCGGCGGCCGAGGTCGGCGTGCGGGCCCGGCGGGTGCTGCTCGGGTCGCTGACCCCGGTGCTGCTCTACGTGGGTGCGCTCTACGTGGTGGGGCCGAACGCGGGGGCGGCAGTCGGACCGACACTCGGGTTCGCCGCGCTGGTGGTGGTGGCGCTGGCGGTTTCCGCTCGGCAGCCCGACCAGGCGTACCAGAAGATGTCCGCGAAAATCCGGGCACGATCACTGGCTGGCGCGGCGGGCGGATTGGTCGCGGTGCTGGCCCTCGGGGCGGTGGTCGGCCCGTGGATCAGCGGCCAGGTCGGCGCCGACCCGGTCGACCCGCGTAAATACGTCGAGCCGCCGCAGGTGGACAGCCTCGACGAGAGCCCGCTGAACCGGATCTCCGGCTGGATGCTCGCGCCGAAACAGCAGCTCTTCGCCTACCAGCCGGAGACCGCGCCGACCGGCAAGGCGCCGACCGTCAAGGTGCGGCTCGCGGTGCTCTCCGACTACGACGGCGTGACCTGGAAGGTCGGCGGCGTCTACCGCAACGCCGGGCGGGTGCTGCCGGACCAGGCCGCGCTCTCCGGCGCGGAGACGGCGGAGGTACGCCAGCGGATCACCGTGTCCGGCCTGACCGGGCGGCTGCTGCCCGCCGTGGCCACACCGGCCGAGGTGTCCGGCGCCCGGGTCGCCTACGACGCGAGCACCGGCACCCTGATCCGGCCGGAGGGACTGAGCAGCGGCCTGACCTACACGGTCACCTCCCGGGTGCAGTCGCCCGACCTGAACATGCTGCCCACCGCCCAGTCGCCGGCCGGTGACGCGGTGGTCCGCTACCTGGCGCTCGGCTCCAACGTGCCGGAGCCCATCCAGCGGCTCGCCGAGCACCTCGCCGACGGCAACGGCGGCTCCTACGACCGGGCCGTGGCGATCGAGCAGTTCCTCGCCGAGCACTACCGGGAGACCCCGGAGGCGCCCAGCGGGCACGCCTACCTGAACCTGCAGTACTTCCTCTTCGGGCCGCGCGGCCAGGGCGGCCAGGAGGGCACGTCGGAGCAGTTCGCCGCGTCGTTCGCGCTGCTCGCCCGGCTGACCGGGCTGCCCAGCCGGGTGGTGGTGGGGTTCGAGGCGCCGGCCAAGGGCGGCGAGGTGACCGGGGGGAACGCGGTCGCCTGGCCGGAAGTGCTCTTCGACGGACTGGGCTGGGTGGCGTTCGACCCGATGCCGACGACCGACGATCCGACGCCGGTCGAGCAGGACTTCTCCCCGAAACCGACCACGCCGCCCACCACGCCGCCCGAGACGGCCACGCCCTCGACCTCGGCGGCGCCGTCGGTGCCGGCCGCGGCCGCACCGGCCGAAAAGGACGGTGGCGTGCCGGCCGGGGTGGTGGCCGGCGGGACCTCCGGTTCGCTGCTGGTGCTGCTCGGGATCGGGGCGCTGGTGGTGGCGCGGCTGCGGCAGGCGCAGCGACGCCGTCGGCTGTATGACGGCAGCCCGGACGAGCGGATCACCGGGGCGTGGCTGGAGTTCACCGACGCGTTGCGGCTGGCCGGGCAGCCGGTGCCGGACCACCTGTCGGCGACCGAGATGGCCCGCTACGCGGCGGAGCCGCCCGCGCCCCGGCGCGGTGGGCTGCTGCGGCGTGCGGTCCCCCCGGCGGACTCCGCCGCGGCCGGCTCGCCGTCCGGTGCGCCGGGTTCGGTCGCCGTTCTGGACGGTGCGCCGGAGGCGACCGGGGATCGGCCCGGCGACGGTGGCCCGCTGCCGCCGCTGGACGAACTGGTCGGCGCGCTGAACACGGTCGGTTTCGCGCCGGGCGCGGCCGACACCGGGCAGGCGGACCGCGCCGGGGCACAGGCTTTGGCGTACGCCGCCGCGCTCCGCGAACGCCGCTCCTGGTGGCGCAAGGCGTGGTGGAGCGTCCACCCCGGCCCGTTGCGCTGGCACCGCTGA
- a CDS encoding alpha/beta hydrolase, which translates to MDFRKPFVLPVEAHDPERHDALDLYLPDDIAAPRPAILFVPGGPLPAEVRPGQRDWPMFRGYGALAASRGAVGAVVDHHMDSPDQYAVGAAQVEAALESLRSDERVDETRLALWFFSGGSLLAADWLREPPSWLRALAFNYPLLAPFPGWPVEPRFDPIGAVAQAGELPIVLTRVGQEDAGIAGTVEAFVEAAGKANLAIVDVPGGHHSFDVVDHTEESRAAVVRAMDLVFATLA; encoded by the coding sequence ATGGACTTCCGGAAGCCGTTCGTTCTGCCAGTCGAAGCCCACGACCCCGAGCGCCACGACGCGCTCGATCTCTATCTGCCCGACGACATCGCCGCCCCGCGCCCGGCCATCCTCTTCGTGCCGGGTGGCCCGCTGCCCGCCGAGGTCCGGCCCGGGCAGCGCGACTGGCCGATGTTCCGGGGTTACGGCGCGCTCGCGGCGAGCCGCGGGGCGGTGGGCGCGGTGGTCGACCACCACATGGACAGCCCTGATCAGTACGCGGTGGGCGCCGCCCAGGTGGAGGCGGCGCTGGAGAGCCTGCGCAGCGACGAGCGGGTGGACGAGACGCGGCTGGCGCTGTGGTTCTTCTCCGGCGGCAGCCTGCTCGCCGCCGACTGGCTGCGCGAGCCGCCGTCCTGGCTGCGCGCGCTGGCGTTCAACTATCCGCTGCTGGCGCCGTTCCCGGGGTGGCCGGTGGAGCCGCGGTTCGACCCGATCGGGGCGGTGGCGCAGGCCGGCGAGCTGCCGATCGTGCTGACCCGGGTCGGTCAGGAGGACGCCGGGATCGCCGGGACGGTGGAGGCGTTCGTCGAGGCGGCCGGGAAGGCGAACCTGGCGATCGTGGACGTGCCGGGCGGGCATCACTCGTTCGACGTGGTGGACCACACCGAGGAGTCGCGGGCGGCGGTCGTGCGGGCGATGGATCTGGTCTTCGCGACGCTGGCGTGA